Part of the Melopsittacus undulatus isolate bMelUnd1 chromosome Z, bMelUnd1.mat.Z, whole genome shotgun sequence genome is shown below.
CCAAACCTAATTTATCTTAAGTCTTTGCTGCAACCTAGAGGTCATGAATGGTGTTGATCTGACATCTTATTAACTATTTTTTACAGACTCGGGTGAGAGAATGCTGAAATAGTTAGTATGCCCAAACAAGTAAGATTAATTTAAAGGTGTATGAATGTAAAGTAAAATACCGGCATGGCTTCAGCTGTATCAGCTTCTATGATCTTTAAACAAGTAAAGAAAACTTAgtaaaaaattctttattttaaatttaagttCACATATATTGTTCTACTCCAATGGCAAAATTACTGGAGAGAGATCAGCAATAAATGGACAGGTCAAGTCATTTCATATGCTCAAATACTTGCGAGGGAAGTAACTTAGGAACAATAGAATGTACTAGGACAGAGCACCCTTTTCAAGGACTTTCACTTGCTGCCATGGAAGACATGTTGTTCTTCATGTGAAACCTGGCACATTAGTCATGACCAGAAGGGCTGCTCCCAACGGTACCTCCATACTTAATGGgaatgctttaaaacaaacaaaaacgtTCCTTCAGaaccacagcatcacagaatgggcagaaaaatattttaaagtatacaGTATCTTTCGCTTGGAAcaaaactttgttttgtttttgagtATGTCAAGTGGACATACACTTGTCTGTTTAGTAGCTACCAGCTGAAGCTGGCTGCTGAGATGGTTAAGTTTTACCTTTTGCTGGAGTCCCAGTCTTGGATCTAATGCCAATCCTAGTCAGTAAGTGCAAGGGTAAACCTGCTAGTCACCAACAGTTTCTGAAAGTCAGACAGCTCATACATGCAAAGACTGGTTTCCTACTGTCCCAGTGAGCACACCTTTTATGGAAAAGGGTGTTCCaaggtttattttgttgttgtttatttttgttttttttttttttttattcattcctAAGTTTAGTTCAGCATTCTTCCAAATAGCAGCAGCTGTCTGGATTTTCAGTTCTGTTGTAAAGGTAGAATTTAATCTTTAGTGTACATTTAATCTTCAGAAAATGGACTGTTAGTCAGACTCCAAATCCTGGATCTCATCATATCCAAATTCCTGTAGAACATCTTGTTGGTATTTTTTCCATGTTCTCCTGTAGCATTGGTCCTCATCACTGAAGCTGTCTTCAGACTCTAAAAAAAGGCATTAACTTTTagataattcctttttttttagttaagcAATTCAGTTAATCAGATTATTTTAAGCTTCTTCAGTAATTAACAAAGTCTGAGCAACTTCTGTATTAGGTGAGGTTTGAACTGTGTGTGGCATGTACTGGAAAGGGAGTTAAGAAAGCAGAGGCACTGTCTCAGGCATGGGGAACCAAGTAAtcaatttatttcaaaataagcaaTCCTTTGCAATAGCAGCAGCCTGCAAAGTGAAGCTCTCAATTTTGACTTTGCAAAAATGTTAGGAGCTCTTGTAGTTCCAAGACAGATTATCCTTCTTTAAGCAGATTTAACCCATTACAAGAGCAGAATACTACCCCAGCAGTGCTTACTTTAGAGATGGTATGTAAAAGGGATGAGATTTATACGTGCACAGTATGAAAGCAAACAAGTGTTTATTACAGGCACACCTTTTTCTCCATCACTATCTTCCTCAGGTAAGAATTCATCTTCATCAGGATAGTCATTACGCCAgttattttcatcattttcatcatcttcatctgTTTCCTCTGGATCATGATCATCATTTACCTGCATGTCAACACAAAAGATAACATTCACTAAAAATACACTTAGCATTACGGTGGTTTTCATTCACCTATACCACCCTGTGTGGATAATAAAAAAGCCAAGAGACACTCGTCTACTGCATGCATAAGTAATTCTGCAGTTGTACAAAGGGCACTGCAGAAACATTTGTGTTTTTGTAACACAGCAATCTGCTTTAGGTGAAAAAACAGTTAAGTCACGCATTTATTTCAGCATTCAAATGCTAAGGTTAATGTCTGAAGTAATCCTACTCACATCAGCAGTTATAGAAAGTAGCTTCAGGTTCCCAACCTGCTAATCTATTGATCACAGTATCTATACAATGGAAGATTAAAGCTTACATTAAACTTCCTAACTCCACAGCAACTGAAGGATTCTATTACAAGAAAGTATCTCATATTGAGATTAAAGTCAAGTCCTCAAATATTGGAAAAAGTGTGTGTCCCTTTGCTCCTTTTTTCACATAACCATATATTTACAGCTACATTTTAATTGCTGCCTCTTAATCACAAATGAGACATGTATTACTGAAGTTTTCATTTGTGTGCCAAAATTTATTTGGCAATTTGAAGCCAGACACATTCTTCTGAGTACATGAGCTATATCCCTTTAGTTTTCATTGTCATAACATAATTTCCTGGAATCCACAGTAACCTGTAGGAACACAGAACTGGCAGCTGGAAAACCCCAACATATAAGTCCCTGAGCGTACATGTAGTATCTCAAAGCATCTTTCTTGGCATGGCAACTTTTAATGACAGGATGTCAAGAATGTTTATTTGTGAGCTTTCTATTTAAGAACGCTATTTTCTCACAACCTTACCAGTTCATATTCTTCTCTGTACGGATGTACAGAAAGAATATTTTGGATCCAGCCAGTGGTTGATGAGTCCATATAGTAGATGTCATAAACATACTCATCTTCTTTCTCGTGTTCCTTTTTACTatcttcagaaacatttaaacGCTCACGGATCATCTCTACTGCATTGCAGAGGATTACATCTGGATCAGTcttctgctgagaaaaaataaaaaatggctATTTCCACTGAAGGCACACAGACAAAGCTTTAGTTACAATCATCAGTTTTCACTATAGACAGTAGCCAACAAACAGCTAGCTGACAGTCTGAAATCTTAGACCAAGACACTTCCCTGTTGTAATGCTGATATTCAGAACATTAGCAAGCTAAAatacaaacaccaaaaaaaatccaattacTGTAGTACTGTGCAGCCATGTCTTATTTCAGATAATAGCAGAAAACTTCTGGTACAAATCTTTAGAAACTACTGAAAGGGATACAACTAATCCCATAGAATTGTTCATCCGTTTCTAATGACATGTTGGTTGAAAAGGCAAGTCTTCAGCTAGCCTGTGCTTTGTACAACTTTACACTTGGAACACTGCTGGAAAGATGTGCATTCAGCAGCATGGATAATATGCAAACAGATTACGTGTACAAAGTGTGGACGAGAGACAATGAAAATGTGACAACAGGAAAAAGCTGACCAGCCCTATGTaagttttttatttcctttatttcctcaCTTCAGTTATTAACAACAGAAGACATTTCTTCatgctttctccttcctaatAAATTATTTGCAATGTATCTGCATGTGACCTGCACTTGAAGGTCTACATGGTCAggtttttgctgcttttaatcTGCTAGAGCTTTTCAGATATTTTGTTCAATCCACAATCTGGTCTTGTGAACTACTTATGTAATTCTGAGGAACAGCTACAGACTAACCTTTCATTCACTCCTAAATACAGAATGGAAACAAAGCTTGCTTTGTGCTTGCAACACCTACTGCTAGCTCTGAAAGAGTATAAGGAAAATTCTGATGCTACctcagtttcatttctgtttttctaatcAGCATAATGATTGATAACAGTTAACTAATATCTCAAATGCCTGTTTGAACTACCTGCTTAATAGAAAGTGTGAGTTTGTATTAAAGATTGATGGCAAAGCCCTGAAATAATCTATCAGAAATCCTGAAGGGTGATAGCCGGTTAGGTTCTTCCTCACCCAGGTTATCTTTTTTAACATCAAGCATTTAAGTTTTCCTCAGTACTCTCACAGGCTGCGTAAGTAAAGCATCCACTTACATACAGTGAAGACACTAGAGAAAGCACAGACAGCCCTCTGACCTTTTACATATAAAATCTTCTTAACACTGTATAGAGGGCAACCCTATACAGAATGCAGAGCTTCTTCATACTTAAAGCTATGCTAGATATTAAGCAGATATTCTGCCAAttgaaaaaaaactcaaaatacCAGCGAAAACCAGGATGTAGCAGCTTAAGTAAGTGTCAAACACCTAAATTCTAAAATAAACTGTATCATAAAACCTTATATTGAAATTATGAAAAGGGGAGGCTCGAAAATGTCTTTTCCTGGAGTGACTCTTGCCTACAAGTGACATTTCTAATCATATGCATAGATGACACTGAATTAGATTTTTTCGGTTCTCTAGGTAGagaagttaattaaaaaacctTGAAAATCTACCCAACAGATGGACCCGAGAGTTTACACATCAGAATAgtgtacattaaaaaaagggtAGTAGAAGCCCTTCCTGTAGCAAACAATTTCACGTCCTTGTCTCAGCATTAGCGCACTTAAGGATACTCCTGACAATTCCTCCCTGTACAATATTCCAAGTTGCAAATACCTAGTTCAAGCTCCCAGTAAACACCAGAATACTTACAAAGTAAAAAATCTTCCACAGAAGTCAGTTTGCCCACATGTACCAGTCAACAGTGATATCAAAGCACCTCAAGTACACTAAGTTCATTTGCTGACCTGAAGGTTTGCAGCAGTTACGCTGGAGTCTTCCAACACCTCCTCTTCTTGTACAATATCAAACAATTGGAATTGCCCACAGCAGTCCAAACTCTCCTCAACAGCACTGCTCTCCTTTTGTGAAGCATCTTCCCTTGCTTCACAGTTTGATCTGTCACCATCAGTCAATGCCTTACCATTTGCAATAGGTTCAATGTTTTGACTACAGTTAGGTCGATTGCTGGCTATTACATGGTAACggttttccttccttgtttcTCGCTTGGAAGAACGGAGTTCCTTAATGATTCGCTGAGTGCTTCCTAAAGAGGGTCGCAGGCTTTGAGCTGCTTTGTCTCGAGTGATCAGTTCCTGAACGTATTTATGAACTGGTTCATTCTGAGGagcaaaacagagaaggaaTATAACGATACCATCAACACATGTTTTAAGTTGTAAAGGTGATTAATAACTATTACCAGTGCTTCCTATTGGAGCACTGCAATCCTAACAACGTTCAAGTGACCTCTTCTACTGCTTAAGCAACACAACTACCATAATTCTTGAAATTCTCTACTATGAGCATcatgagacactggcacaggttgcaaagagaagctgtggctgccccatccctggcagtgttgaacgccaggttggacagggcttggaccaacctgctctagtggaaggggtccctgccagtggcagggggttgaaactggatgagccttaaggcCCTTTTCAACTCAAAACAACTCTGTGATGCAATATTCTCCTGATATGAGGGGGAAACATATAAGGTATGTATAAATTGTAAAATTGCtacaatttgatttttaaacgATGCATTTTGTGGTACAGGACAGCCctccaaaccaaaccatatACCTTTGGAAGACTGGTGGTGGCCCACCTGTGATGGTCCTATAAAGACCTGCTCTCAAGGAAGACCAGTTTCAAGATAAAAAGCAGTACAGTGGGGGGAAGTTGTAAGCCCTGCAGGGTTTAGCTTCAGCACCCCAAACAGCAGAAATTTAGGCTCAATTTAGTGAGTACTCTGTGCTCTGTATGTTCGTAAGTATAAAAGAGCCAGGGCTGAACCGAGCTCTGAACAGAGTTCTCACTCTGCGCTATGTTCTTTACCCAGCAAACAACCAGCAAACAGCCCGTTTCTCAGGCGGGTCAGGCGGCAGGGAACAGAAGGCCGCCGGTTTATCAGGACAGGAGGACACGAGTCGCTGCTGCCCAGGCTACTAGCCAGAACTTCGGAGATCCCGTAAAAGGGATCCTGAGCTTACTCCGCTCAAAGGCCCCTTCAGGAGCACAACGAAACGCCCCGGCTGGACCAAGCCGCCCCCAGACGCCTAAGGCGCGGCCATGGCCTACATCGGCCCCGGCGGCAGGGCCTCTGTACCTTTGAGGACACGGTCGCCACCAGTTTGAAAAGGTTCCTCTCTACCGCCGGAGCACTGCCTCCGTCCTCCGTGCGCAGCCGCTTGCAGGCGAGGAGCAGCGCCTCGGCCGGCTCCGTCCCGCTGCGCTTCCGCTTGACGCGCAGCACCGCGGACCCCTCCATGACGCTCGGCTACAAGCAGTAGGTGTGGGCCCGCAGCTCCCTGCTCTCCGCGACCCTGCCCGCCGCGCGGTGCATGCCGGGCAGGTGACGGTTGTCGTGGGAAGGCGGTCTGAGTGGTGAGGTGATGGCGGCGGCTTCGGGCCTGGGGGGGAGGATGAGATCGCGGTCCCGTCGGCGCAGTTGCTGCTCGGAGTTTGTAGGTCCCCTGTCAGACAAGGCTGGTGACCGACTTGtgtagtctggagaagagaaggctcgggGGGACCTTACCGCTCGATACAGCTACCTGACGGGAGGATgcagccaggaggtggctggtctctgctcccaagtatcaagtgatagaacaagaggaaaaaaagctgcatcAGAGAAGGTTTAGatggatattaggaaacatttcttaaccaaaagggtggtcaggcattggaacaggctgcccacggcagtggtggagtcaccgtctctggaagtgttcacaccccgtgtagacaaggccctcagtgacactgtttagtgatggccttggcagtgGAGGGGTGACAGTaggacttgatcttaaaggccttttccaacctggttgatgaTGATTCTGGAGATTGGGTGTTTggcctcccccagccccatgtgcTTTCCCTCAGGGGGAGgcatttttcctggaaaatgtacccgtgattttttcttttttctgggcTGAATTCCTGCAGGGGCTAGGTGACAGATGTGAGCTTAAAATATCCGTGTACTAGAAGTGTAAGGCAGTCACAAGTGCGGCTGGCCCAGTAGGGAGTATGTGTATCTGTGTATCCAGAGATAAAGTGGTCTCTGTTGCTTTCACTGCaagttttgtggtgttttgttaacttttttttttttttttttttttccccacagcgAGTATTTTGGGTATTCCACTGAAGCCAAAGTGGGAAAACTGCacataatacataaataatacaAATTGAGATTGATCATGAAGACCTTTTGTGGAAGAGCTAATCCAACCACTGGTGCAATGGAGTGGTTAGAAGAGGATGAGAACTATGACTACCATCAGGAAATTGCACGgtacactggaaaaaaatatcctgttGTTCCACTAAAGCTAcaaaaaagagcaaatgcaGCTTGATTTTGTAGCAGTTTTTGGGTTTATCTCTATACAAATAACAATGGTGTAAGATGAACAGGCTGTTGAGTAGTCTAAATGTTACAGTGCCCTGTATTGTTCAGGAACAGATTTATATATGTAGAATTTTGTTAAGTAATCAAGTAGCTTCcctctaaattattttaaacattttctgagGTGATCTTAATACCGAGTTGTGGAAAAATGTGttgactaattttttttaaatccctaGTGCAATAAATAACTGCCAGTTGTTTGTTCCTGTAGTAACTTTATAAGAGCTTGATGTAACAGTTGTAGACGTTGGGAAGATTAGATTTTGGGATGTTTTTAAGTAGAGAGATCCATGAAAAATGGGAACTAAAGAAATTTACATCTTGGTAACAAATGGGAGACCATTAGTAGGCTGTCTTTCATAGCTAGGTATTGCTTTGTGTGAACCTCTGTTTGTCCCTGCTGTTACTTCACAGCTATTTGTCCATAGGTTAGCTGGGACCATGTATTGAATTCACGGCTAAAGAGAGGATACATGGCAGCAGATAATTAGTTCATTTATATGGTGATGACAGATCACTGAAATGACATTATTCCTTAAATCTGAGAAACAGTTCAGATCCTCAAGGAAGATGTCAGTTATCTGTGCATTTATGGGCCATGTAGGACCGGTTGCCTTAGTAAGAGAGACTGAGGCAGCTATATAAGAGCTATCAGTTTTGTTGTGCTTTGCAGTATGTAGTATTTTgactaaatttttttttactgtaggtCACGCTATGCAGATATGCTTCATGATAAAGACAGAGTAAGTATAGAAGCAAAACACTTCTGAATAATTAGAAATGcccactttctttttcttgaataGATGTCACTTCATGATTACACGGGTTTCTCTGGAAGACGAGATGATCAAATCTGTACCCTTTAAGATACCAGATCTGCTTTTAGATCAACAGATGTCTTCTTGTGTCTGACTCTAGTGCTCTGTTTATTGCAGAACATAATATGTACATTCAGTAGCTATTTTTGCTGGTTTGGTTGGTGTTTTTGATGGAAGAGTACTCACTAGATGAAATTTCAAAGGCTGTAAATGTGAATCTAGGCTTCTTAGTTTTTATAGTAATAcaagtatttttattctttcgtagtattttttagcttttatttactGCTTAGGATTGAGAAGAAAATTCAGACACCATATCTGTGGGCATGATAAAGTCTGGAGTGAATGGTTTAAATGTTCCTTCTGCTCTATAGCCATTTAGAGAGGAAACTAAACCCAAGATACTTTAGCTCCTGTGCTGGCATAGTCACTATTTGAGTGGTGCTGCTGGGAAAGAGTAATCAGAAAAGCAGTAGTATCTCAAATGGATCTTATTTGCTCCAGAAAATATATTGCATTTGTAACTTATGCATATGGTGTAAAAGCTGAGTGAAAAgtataaattaataaaaggttattttttttaaatttattttcttctccacaGAATGAGAAATATTACCAAGGTATTCGTGCTGCAGTGAACAGAGTAAAAGAAAGAGGTGAGAAAGCAATTGTTCTGGATATAGGGACTGGCACAGGACTTCTGTCTATGATGGCAGCTTCAGCAGGTGCTGATTTCTGCTATGCAGTTGAGGTGAGCATTTATTGTGGGTTGCACATACTTCTGCTGGTGCCTCTTTTTAGAGCGTCAGTGCAGTTGTTCTATCTGTATGATCAGTGGAGTAGATGTACTTGCTGTTTTGTGTTGCAGCTTCTGAAGTGAAAGCTTGATACTTCCATGTGTCAAAACAACTTAGATCTTAATATAACTGAAAAGGTGCATCACACTTTTAATATTTTGGACAGTTTCTGTAAATGTGCAGATTAAAATTACTGAGCGAAGTTTTATAGTATTGTCTTCTCTGCTTCTTATCAAGACTCAAATGTAATATGGAAAACTTTTAactaaactttttaaaaatgtgttctcCAACCATATTGCTGATCTTTATAAATTTCAGGGCTTGGGGATGGGTTCTCAAACCACTTAATCATACCATGGCCCGCATCATAATAAAGACACTGTCCCGTCAACTCACTTTCCATAGCTTCATGATTAGGTAGAgcatctccttttttttattagcaGTTAAGAAACATCCTGATGGTTGTTAGTAGTGATTACTTATATTAAGGATAATAACAGGagcattttggccatttcagcttttttttttttttttaggacatTTGAAGAAACAAGAAGGTTCACTTGTCTGTAGGTCGTAGTTAGCAGAGTGCTGTGTGATTTTATCCAAGCAGAAAtctactggggtttttttgtcttgttttgtttttattaactgAGGATTGTTGCTGTCTTGTTCCACGGTAATGAACTTCAAACAGGGAAAGATACAGAAGATGTGAAGTTTCTGAGTTACTGCATCTTGTGTTTGTGtcctttcatttctgaaaactaATCACAGCTTACCAGTTTGTTATACTTTTGTTATTTACAGGTCTTCAAGCCCATGGCTAATGCTGCTGTGAAGATAGTGGAGAAAAATGGTTTTCGTGATAAGATCAAGGTAATCAACAAGCACTCCACTGAAGTCACAGTTGGTCCAGGTGAGAAAAATAGGttaggtttaaaaaaatcagcaagtAGCTGAAAACCTTGAAGAAATATGTCTTATTTTATatgtgcttttaattaaaacagtcTAATCTGTAACTCTATAAAAAGTAATATTGAAAATTTACTTCAAAAGGGAGTGTTATATATCAGTAGTCATTTATATTTCATAGTAAACTTCTAAAGGAGAACAGATTGCAGTCCTCAGGAGTTTCTCTTAcaggaatacatttttaattgtgttttcagTATAGCATCTTCTTGAAAGACTTTTATATAAGtcttattattaaaatatttaattctgtCTTTTAGATGGAGATATGCAATGTCGTGCAAACATCCTGGTAACAGAGCTGTTTGATACAGAGCTGATTGGAGAAGGGGCTTTACCAACCTATGAGCATGCACACAAGTATCTTGTACAGGTAAGAAAATAGCTATCAATAGTATGTCCCATCTATCCCTAGAGAGCCTCTTCTATAGGAAGAGTAGGGTAGAGATTGTTCTTGATTTAGGCTTCTGTATCCTTTGTGAATACACCATCAGGTGTGTTAGTTATTTATTCAGTAAATAATTTACTGCATTCATTCCTAGCTGGTGGAGTTCATATTGTAAATCACAGGCTCTGAAATTACTCTTAGTTGCTTTGTATTAACCATTTGCCATTAACTTTCTGGTTAACAAATGTCTTTCTGAATGGTATCCAGTTCTGATTTGGAGCCTTCCTTAGTAGTTTGTTCCAAAATgttgtaaaaatgaaatttccCTTTGAAATTTGATGGCTTTCACCTCTCTGGCATTGGTTCATGTTTGGctagttttctgtttttttagctAAGGAGGCCTGCTACTCCGCATGTTTTTTTGGCTATGGAAATACTTTATTAAACACTGTAATcaaattaatactttttttttcgGATATATGATCTATTGGTATAATTTTAGTGTTTCCTCTTTTACcctaattttttcctttaattaaaatgtgGATGGCAAAACTTTATTTAGGTTTCCAGGTTTCATCTCACCCGTTTACATATGAAGACAATAACATTCGATAACATTTTGCTGGTCGGCATATATAGTTCTAAATAGTAATTAGTCTTTTTGTAAAAGCATTGTTCTCGGACTTCACTCTTAGCTTTTAGTTTTAGAACAACGTACATGTTTTTTACTCTTTAAATACGGGTACAAAGTTTTCTTTGCATAAAGATTTGAGccattatttttcctatttactCACCATGATCACAGACTATTTTAATGTTGATAGCTTAGTACTTTTCTGCCTTGAGAAGCTCAAGATAGATCTCTTGTTTCAGAATGAGAATGGACATGCAAGTTCAACTGAGGCTAGGAAAATCATAATGTTGCATGTTTAATAGTAACCTGGCCTTGCTGAGTCATACTGAATAGGATAGATACATATATTATACTTCACAGATAACAGAGGCAAAGCGAAAATGCTCTGATATTACAAAAGTCTCTGAAATCATCTGTGTGTAAGACTTCAAAGCTCCCAGGCCAGCTTCTCTTTAAATTGGTTCACATTCCAATTGATTTAATTCTCATTAATAGGTCAGACTTGTTGAATGCTTTTACCCTTTGTTTTAAACAGGAAGGATGTGAGGCAGTGCCTCACAGGGCAACAGTGTATGTCCAATTGGTGGAATCCAAAAGAATGTGGGCCTGGAACAAACTGTTTCCTGTTCATGTCGAAGCAGAGGATGGTGAAAAAATTATTGTCTCCCCTTCAGAAATGGAGAACTGTCCAGGTGTTCCTTCTGTTTGTGATATCCAACTGAACCAAATGCCTTCAAATGACTTCACTGTCCTTAGTGATGTGTTAACAATGTTCAGGTAAGGTAGGCATTGTTTTGTTCAAAACAGAATTTGCCTGTTAATGCCTTTTATATAAGTTCTGTATTCAGCTTAGGAAGCTAGTGAGAACTGGAGAATGCTGAACTATTTGTTTTTacaattttccttcttctccacaGTGTGGATTTCAGTAAGCCAGTAAGGAGTGCTTCTACCTACTATAGAGTGCAGCTGGAGCCTGTAAAATCTGGCAAGGCACAAATTGTACTTTCGTGGTGGGATATTGACATGGATCCCTCTGGAATGATAAATTGTACAATGGCTCCATACTGGGTAAAACCCACTTCCACTTTCCAGGTAAATACCAAGCCTTCAGATACTATCATCAGATGACTGTCAGCAGTTATTTTGAGTAAAGGCCATGCTGGGTGTTTTACACATCTTTCTCTTAAACTGTGTAGGAACTTTGGTAATGTTTTATGTATTGAAATGTGCTAAATAAGCAAATCATAGAAATGTTAACTATATTATATACCTATTTTAGGTTTTCTTTAATGTAAAACTTAAGCTTTACATTAAAGCTTAGATTTAAAACCTGTAGTTTGTCCTCCAtgtatttttctcatatttctttgactttcaaaaaatcaaatatttccACATACTTTTCCTTATCTAGTCTCTATCTCTGATCAAAACATTAGTCTGTGATTTGCTTCCATGTAGTTCTGTTAAATTTCCAAAATAAGTGTTAAATTTATGGTAATATACACCCATAAAAAAAGGCTGATGTGGGAAAAAGCTGGGTTTATACTGGATAATTAGAGGAAGAGGAGATCACTATTAAATTAGACTACTGTGTTTTTGTATGAATGTATTTAGTAGTAGGATTAATTTAGTCAAAAGCAAGCTGCAAATTGATTGCACTTACTGTGTTTGAGAATAAAATTTGAAACTATCAAGCTTTGGGGCATCCAGTCAACTCTGGAATGACCAGTCACCTTGGAATATTTGGAATGCAGAATATAGCATTAATAAATGCCAAGTgtattttggatttgttttttgtttgattaaAATACAGGCTTAGCTGGTTTAGCAAGCTAGTGGTCTCACTTCTAAGTGAAAAAATTCTAAGGTTTTGATTATCAATTCTTTTCAGTGGCGAGATCACTGGATGCAAtgtgtgtattttcttcccAATGAGGAGCCAGTTCTCCAGGGTGAGAAGTTGTACCTGATTGCCAGTCGTGATGAGTACTCTTTGTGGTACAAGCTGCAGAAGGACAGGTAACAATACACGTCTGTTAAAAAGGGTAGTACTCCAAGCTGAAGTATTTGCAGTATTGAAGTATTAGCTCTTAGAGCAACTATCTTGTAGAAGAGCAAGGTAAGAACCTAAAGATGAGAAAATTACTAACATTCAATTCATGGGCAGTGCACAGCTGAAAAATTATTGTATGTAGTATATCATGTAAATTTATTATACATGATTTATTATACATttattctatatatatatagaattaTTGTAAGCCATGTATATTTATTATACATTAAATCACAGTTGAGGTTTTTTAAAAGCTCCTGCTTTATACCTGGTAGCATTCTGTGatacagaaacaaagaacacTCACAGTCGGTTCCTGACTACCCTAAAATACAGCTCAGCTGAGATGGCATATAGGTAAACGAGCAAAATAATTGCCATTCTGTCTGtctccattttttattttcctagtcAGCTCTGCCTTTTTAAGATTAATACATTTTGCTCAAAAAAGAGCTTAATCATGTTGGTTGTGATGacaatttttaacatttttaaagttcAGTGACAGCTTTAAAAGTTAATGTCTGAATTTTATGTATCTTTTTCACCTAGGAATCCAAATCAAATACCTGAAATACCTAACCATTAGAAT
Proteins encoded:
- the SLC7A6OS gene encoding probable RNA polymerase II nuclear localization protein SLC7A6OS isoform X1, yielding MEGSAVLRVKRKRSGTEPAEALLLACKRLRTEDGGSAPAVERNLFKLVATVSSKNEPVHKYVQELITRDKAAQSLRPSLGSTQRIIKELRSSKRETRKENRYHVIASNRPNCSQNIEPIANGKALTDGDRSNCEAREDASQKESSAVEESLDCCGQFQLFDIVQEEEVLEDSSVTAANLQQKTDPDVILCNAVEMIRERLNVSEDSKKEHEKEDEYVYDIYYMDSSTTGWIQNILSVHPYREEYELVNDDHDPEETDEDDENDENNWRNDYPDEDEFLPEEDSDGEKESEDSFSDEDQCYRRTWKKYQQDVLQEFGYDEIQDLESD
- the PRMT7 gene encoding protein arginine N-methyltransferase 7; amino-acid sequence: MKTFCGRANPTTGAMEWLEEDENYDYHQEIARSRYADMLHDKDRNEKYYQGIRAAVNRVKERGEKAIVLDIGTGTGLLSMMAASAGADFCYAVEVFKPMANAAVKIVEKNGFRDKIKVINKHSTEVTVGPDGDMQCRANILVTELFDTELIGEGALPTYEHAHKYLVQEGCEAVPHRATVYVQLVESKRMWAWNKLFPVHVEAEDGEKIIVSPSEMENCPGVPSVCDIQLNQMPSNDFTVLSDVLTMFSVDFSKPVRSASTYYRVQLEPVKSGKAQIVLSWWDIDMDPSGMINCTMAPYWVKPTSTFQWRDHWMQCVYFLPNEEPVLQGEKLYLIASRDEYSLWYKLQKDRGEEKNKAEVLVESPVCRCQAHLLWNRPRFGQLNDKNRTLQYIKSLMKVLKTDSVCLCISDGSLLPVLAHYLGAKQVFTLENSAVSCSVMEKFFKANHLDDKIKIIEARPELLTSSNLENKKVSVLVGEPFFTTSLLPWHNLYFWYARTAVTGHLTSDVTILPQSASLHMMIVEFQDLWRIRSPCGTCEGFDVQTMDDMINNSLNFRESKEAEPHPLWEYPCKSLSDPQEVLTFDFRKTVPQHCLRTKGSVNLLRKGKSHGAVLWMEYYLAADISVSTGLVQISNEKGNCEWNPHCKQAVYFFSSVIESETLSDLPSAVTYAINFDTKTGEIAMDFKLS
- the SLC7A6OS gene encoding probable RNA polymerase II nuclear localization protein SLC7A6OS isoform X2, with protein sequence MEGSAVLRVKRKRSGTEPAEALLLACKRLRTEDGGSAPAVERNLFKLVATVSSKNEPVHKYVQELITRDKAAQSLRPSLGSTQRIIKELRSSKRETRKENRYHVIASNRPNCSQNIEPIANGKALTDGDRSNCEAREDASQKESSAVEESLDCCGQFQLFDIVQEEEVLEDSSVTAANLQKTDPDVILCNAVEMIRERLNVSEDSKKEHEKEDEYVYDIYYMDSSTTGWIQNILSVHPYREEYELVNDDHDPEETDEDDENDENNWRNDYPDEDEFLPEEDSDGEKESEDSFSDEDQCYRRTWKKYQQDVLQEFGYDEIQDLESD